A stretch of Triticum aestivum cultivar Chinese Spring chromosome 1D, IWGSC CS RefSeq v2.1, whole genome shotgun sequence DNA encodes these proteins:
- the LOC123179731 gene encoding pathogenesis-related protein PRB1-3, with amino-acid sequence MAPGGLVLLGLLLLVLVDAPAAVHIDIAAALFHSHDHLGGNKKKDKSSSSSSPSWPDGNAATYLPPAGKKDKKEKPSWPDGNAADFFAEAAKKGLRSFTGGRGGYKTMTTEFLDAHNQVRAKYGVPPLRWSKKLARYARRWSDARRFDCVMMHSVGSPYGENVFWGTGWDWKAVEAVGDWASESSFYDWRAQACHPGQVCEHFTQIVWRTTKYVGCGRAECLAGGVFITCSYDPPGNWKGEVPLT; translated from the coding sequence ATGGCGCCCGGCGGGCTTGTGCTCCTCGGCCTCCTTCTCCTAGTGCTAGTGGACGCGCCTGCCGCCGTCCACATCGACATCGCGGCGGCCTTGTTCCACTCGCACGACCACCTCGGCGGCAACAAGAAGAAGGacaagtcttcttcttcctcttcgcctTCATGGCCAGACGGCAATGCCGCGACTTACCTTCCGCCGGCgggcaagaaggacaagaaggagAAGCCTTCATGGCCAGACGGTAACGCGGCGGATTTCTTCGCGGAGGCGGCCAAGAAGGGGCTGCGGTCCTTCACGGGCGGGCGGGGCGGGTACAAGACGATGACGACGGAGTTCCTGGACGCGCACAACCAGGTGCGGGCCAAGTACGGCGTGCCGCCGCTGCGGTGGAGCAAGAAGCTGGCGCGGTACGCGCGGCGGTGGTCGGACGCGCGGCGGTTCGACTGCGTGATGATGCACTCGGTGGGGTCCCCCTACGGCGAGAACGTGTTCTGGGGCACGGGGTGGGACTGGAAGGCCGTGGAGGCCGTGGGCGACTGGGCCAGCGAGTCCTCCTTCTACGACTGGCGGGCGCAGGCCTGCCACCCGGGCCAGGTCTGCGAGCACTTCACGCAGATCGTGTGGCGGACCACAAAGTACGTCGGCTGCGGCCGGGCCGAGTGCCTCGCCGGCGGCGTCTTCATCACCTGCTCCTACGACCCGCCCGGAAACTGGAAGGGAGAGGTGCCGCTCACCTAA